The nucleotide sequence ACCGCGCTTTTTTTACAAAATGCCGAAAAGCTGCTACATCGTGGCTTACAGACCGACTACCGAACCGTGGAGGAGGAGTTGCCTTTTGTCAAAGGCAAACTACGGCTTAGCCAAAACCCATTCGCATTGGCCATGCACCCCGAGCGACTACCCGTGGCCTTTGACGAACGTACCCGCAACAATCCGCCCAACCGCCTGCTGAAAGCCAGTCTACGACGTTTGAGCGGAGGTGGCTCTGCTCGACGGGTACGGCAATATCTGTTTGTGCTGGATGAAATACCGGATACCCTCGACTGGCGTAAAGATTTGGCTCTGGCCCGTCGCCTTGACCGTACCTTCCAGTCGTATGCTTGGTTGTGGCCCTGGGTCGAATGGCTGCTGGGTGGGTATGCCCCCGGCCTGACCGAAGGCAAAAACCGCCTGCCCGGCCTGTTGTTTCCTACCCAACGTCTATTTGAAAGCTACGTGGCGATCAGCCTTAGAAGGTACCTACCCCCGGAATTCCGGCTGAGTATCCAGGAATCCGCCTACCACTTGCTGTTCGATTTTGCGGGTAAAGCCACACACCGACTGCGGCCCGACGTGGTGGTACGGCGGGGAAATGACGTATGGATTCTGGATACGAAATGGAAACTGGTACAGGGCAGCAGCTCGCACATCAGCCACCTTGCCCAAAGTGATCTGTATCAACTGTACGCCTACGGGCAGCGCTACCTGACCGAAGAGGGAACGGTGAAACTCGGGCTGATCTATCCCCAAACCCCTGACTTCAGTTCGGCTCCCCCGCCCCACCGGTACGAGCCGCACCTACCCCTATACCTGCTGCCCGCCGATCTGTCGGTTAGTGCGTCGCAGATGGTAGCAAAATTGTGGAATGATTTGGGAGAATGAATAACTGTCAACTCTCCACTGTCAACTGTCAGCTCTCTTCGTACCCGACACGACGTACATCATAGCCCCGCCCGCCGCGTGGTACTTCTGGGCGTGGATGTAGCGCTCGGTACGTTCGCTCAGGTGCGCGTACTTGCGGAGGTATTCTTCATAGAATGCGAGGGACTCCGGCCCGAGCGTTTTGAAGTAGTCGTAATCGCTGAATTCGTCGGTCGTCCAGCGGTCGGCGGTACGCCACTGCTGCATGGTGGCGCGTTGTTCGGGGGTGTCGTAGGGAGGGTACATGGCGATGGCCTTGTCAGAAAGGCGCACGTCGATATTTTCGAAGCCCGCCTGCGCCAGCATGCCGGGTACCAGGTCGCCCAGAGAGTTGTCGCCCTGCCCCAGTTTTTTCTTTCCCCGCTCGAAAAGTAACGCGTACTTCACGTGGTCCAGCACTTCGTCGATGGGGTCGTTGCTGGAAATGGAACTGCGCGTTAGACTCTGCACCAGATTGTTAGGCTCCACGCACAGGATGGTACCTCCCGGCTTGAGCACTCGTTTCATTTCGGCGAGTACTTCTTTGGGCTGGGGCACATGAATGAGCAGCGTCTGGCAGGTTACCAGATCGAACGTATCGTCAGGGTACGGCAGGGCGTCGGCGTTGGCCTTTTTCAATTCAAACTCCACGCCTTTGTCCGCGAAGTAAGCACGCAATGCGGGGGTACCCTTGACCCATTTCCGGTCGCTATCCACCCCGCATACCCGTGTGGGCTCGATTTCCGAGGTACCCAGGTAGTTCACCAAGAGTTTGCTCCAATGGCATTGGCCGCAACCCACATCCAGCAGGCTGTGGCAGTTTTCCAGACCCAGACGCCGGGCCAGCAGCTTCAGAAAACTCTCGTTCCACCAGAAGTCGCGGTAATCGCCGAAGAAGTCTTCCGAATGGCCTTTTTTTGTTTTTTTCAATTGGTTTTCAGAAACGAATCGGGTAAAACCATGTGTTCAAAAGAGTACCGGGGTATCCGGGAAAATGGCATTGCATGATCCCTTTTCCGTGGTCAAAAGTAGAAAACTCACTTGGGATTTGAGGGATTTGCTTTACTTTTAATGCCCAGGTTTGTTCCTGCTTTACTCCTAACTTTATCCTTTTATGAAAAACGTATTCCCCCTGATTCTGCTTTTACTGGCTTCGTGCATGGCTCCGGCACAAAAAAAATCCAGCCCGGATAAAGAAGAATGGAAGCAACTCTTCAACGGCAAAGATCTCACGGGCTGGGACATCAAAATCCGGGGCTACGACCTCAACGATAATTTTGGTAATACGTTTCGGGTCGAGGATGGCAAGATCGTGACGCGCTACGATGCCTACGACAATTTCAAGCAGAAGTACGGCCACTTATTTTACAAAGAAAATTTTTCCTACTACCGCATCGTGACCGAGTACCGCTTCGTGGGCGAGCAGCCTCCCGGTGGCGAGGGCTGGGCCCAGCGCAACAGTGGCATCATGGTGCACGGGCAAACGGCCGCTTCGATGGGCAAAGACCAGGATTTCCCGATTTCGATCGAAGTGCAGCTTCTGGGCGGACTCGACAAGGGCGAGCGTCCTACCTGCAACCTTTGCACGCCCGGCACCAATGTGGTGTACAATGGCAAGCTCGACACGCGGCACTGCATCAACTCTACCTCCAAAACCTACAACGGCGATCAGTGGGTACGGGCCGAAGTACTGGTGCTCGGCGATTCACTGATCCAGCATTTTGTCAATGGCGAAAAAGTACTGGAATACACCAAACCCCAAATCGGCGGCGGCAACGTCAGTAGTTTCAATCCAGCCCAAAAGTCCGATGGCAAGCTCCTGACCGAGGGCTCCATTTCGCTGCAAAGCGAGAGCCACCCGGTGGAGTTCCGCAAAGTAGAATTACTAAACCTGAAAGGCTGCATGGACCCCAAGGCCACCAACTTCAAGTCGTACTACGTGAAGGCGGATAACTCACTGTGTACCTACGGCAAAAACAAATAGCAGGGTACCTTTTTCCTGCATTTTTCAAAAGCCCACCGCAACGAATGGTTTATCCGTTGCGGTGGGCTTTTTTTC is from Salmonirosea aquatica and encodes:
- a CDS encoding McrC family protein — encoded protein: MLHQATEQSLLACQPGDPAAILLPKAAFEALRTYALRDDAEPILRYFVQRGWEYLRVGPYVGLLQATPSVAIEILPKTSQDLTPEAVIAARTSLLRMLLSVPDLFPHPLPESQFSQLVRFPMPEVLTALFLQNAEKLLHRGLQTDYRTVEEELPFVKGKLRLSQNPFALAMHPERLPVAFDERTRNNPPNRLLKASLRRLSGGGSARRVRQYLFVLDEIPDTLDWRKDLALARRLDRTFQSYAWLWPWVEWLLGGYAPGLTEGKNRLPGLLFPTQRLFESYVAISLRRYLPPEFRLSIQESAYHLLFDFAGKATHRLRPDVVVRRGNDVWILDTKWKLVQGSSSHISHLAQSDLYQLYAYGQRYLTEEGTVKLGLIYPQTPDFSSAPPPHRYEPHLPLYLLPADLSVSASQMVAKLWNDLGE
- a CDS encoding 3-keto-disaccharide hydrolase produces the protein MKNVFPLILLLLASCMAPAQKKSSPDKEEWKQLFNGKDLTGWDIKIRGYDLNDNFGNTFRVEDGKIVTRYDAYDNFKQKYGHLFYKENFSYYRIVTEYRFVGEQPPGGEGWAQRNSGIMVHGQTAASMGKDQDFPISIEVQLLGGLDKGERPTCNLCTPGTNVVYNGKLDTRHCINSTSKTYNGDQWVRAEVLVLGDSLIQHFVNGEKVLEYTKPQIGGGNVSSFNPAQKSDGKLLTEGSISLQSESHPVEFRKVELLNLKGCMDPKATNFKSYYVKADNSLCTYGKNK
- a CDS encoding class I SAM-dependent methyltransferase encodes the protein MKKTKKGHSEDFFGDYRDFWWNESFLKLLARRLGLENCHSLLDVGCGQCHWSKLLVNYLGTSEIEPTRVCGVDSDRKWVKGTPALRAYFADKGVEFELKKANADALPYPDDTFDLVTCQTLLIHVPQPKEVLAEMKRVLKPGGTILCVEPNNLVQSLTRSSISSNDPIDEVLDHVKYALLFERGKKKLGQGDNSLGDLVPGMLAQAGFENIDVRLSDKAIAMYPPYDTPEQRATMQQWRTADRWTTDEFSDYDYFKTLGPESLAFYEEYLRKYAHLSERTERYIHAQKYHAAGGAMMYVVSGTKRADS